From a region of the Lactuca sativa cultivar Salinas chromosome 4, Lsat_Salinas_v11, whole genome shotgun sequence genome:
- the LOC111882027 gene encoding pentatricopeptide repeat-containing protein At1g71060, mitochondrial, protein MRDAVVVLTGPTKMAFSQILKRSAATTPEIFRSSLHSSSSSPSISVTISSIEIIKESLTSNQTKLPPSSLHLYLRSFCNKTIENPDAFNHQIITDAEKLCKIISTHRDTSRLESLLNSTQTELSPALVVEVLKKLSNAGVFALFFFRWAEKQNGFKHTSDSYDALIEALGKIKQFKVIWSLVNDMKIKGVLGKSTFALISRRYARAKKVKESIEAFERMEKFGLKPELHDYNRFLDTLCKSRQVESAQQVFDKMKKTKFKPDIKSYTILLEGWGQEMNLLKLDEVYREMKGDGFEPDAVAYGIIINAYCKAKKYDQAINKFDEMKSKNINPTPHIYCTLINGLGSEKRLNESLMFFELSKSCGHLPEAPTYNAMVGSYCWSMQMDDAFMVIEEMRRYCIGPNSRTFDIILHHLVKDRRTKEAYSVFKRMKDEFGCEPSVSTYEIMVRMFCNEGRVDMAIGVWEEMKDEGVLPGMHMFSTLIDSLCREKKLQGCCKYLEEMMDMGIRPPGLMFNRLKKALVDEGKEDVVMMLTRRLEKLKTLLVVS, encoded by the coding sequence ATGAGAGATGCAGTAGTAGTGTTAACGGGACCAACAAAAATGGCGTTCTCGCAAATTCTCAAGCGTTCAGCAGCAACAACACCTGAGATATTCCGCTCTTCACTTCATTCGTCGTCATCATCCCCATCAATCAGTGTTACAATCAGCTCAATCGAAATAATCAAGGAATCTCTAACTTCAAATCAGACTAAACTTCCCCCTTCATCACTACATCTTTATCTCAGAAGTTTTTGCAACAAAACCATCGAAAACCCAGATGCATTCAACCACCAAATCATCACTGACGCGGAGAAGCTCTGCAAAATCATCTCAACTCACCGTGATACTTCACGACTAGAGTCTTTGCTGAACTCCACTCAAACTGAACTCTCTCCCGCTCTTGTTGTCGAGGTTCTGAAAAAACTGAGTAATGCCGGAGTTTTCGCACTTTTTTTCTTCAGATGGGCAGAGAAACAAAATGGATTCAAACATACTTCAGATAGCTACGATGCCTTAATCGAAGCTCTAGGAAAGATCAAACAGTTCAAGGTTATATGGAGCTTGGTTAATGACATGAAAATTAAAGGGGTACTGGGCAAATCAACATTTGCTTTGATTTCGAGGAGGTACGCCAGAGCAAAGAAAGTGAAAGAATCCATAGAGGCATTCGAGAGGATGGAGAAGTTCGGATTGAAGCCTGAACTCCATGATTACAACAGGTTTCTCGATACTCTATGCAAGTCAAGACAAGTTGAGAGTGCACAgcaagtgtttgataaaatgaaaaagacaAAGTTCAAACCAGATATAAAGTCGTACACCATTCTCTTAGAAGGTTGGGGTCAAGAAATGAATCTACTGAAACTAGATGAAGTTTACAGAGAAATGAAAGGCGATGGATTCGAACCAGATGCTGTTGCTTATGGAATCATCATAAACGCTTATTGCAAAGCAAAAAAGTATGATCAAGCAATCAACAAGTTTGATGAGATGAAATCAAAGAATATAAATCCAACCCCACATATATATTGCACTTTAATCAACGGGTTAGGCTCCGAAAAGAGATTAAACGAATCTTTAATGTTCTTCGAGCTATCAAAGTCTTGTGGGCATTTACCCGAAGCTCCAACTTACAATGCAATGGTGGGGTCTTACTGTTGGTCAATGCAAATGGATGATGCTTTCATGGTGATTGAAGAGATGAGGAGATATTGTATTGGACCAAATTCACGCACTTTTGACATAATTCTTCATCATCTTGTGAAAGATCGAAGAACGAAAGAGGCTTATAGTGTTTTCAAACGGATGAAAGATGAGTTTGGATGTGAGCCAAGTGTGAGTACTTATGAGATCATGGTGAGGATGTTTTGTAATGAAGGTAGGGTTGATATGGCGATAGGTGTTTGGGAAGAGATGAAGGATGAAGGAGTTTTACCAGGTATGCATATGTTTTCTACTTTGATTGACAGTTTGTGTCGCGAGAAAAAGTTGCAGGGTTGTTGTAAGTATttggaagagatgatggatatGGGGATAAGGCCTCCTGGACTAATGTTTAATAGATTGAAAAAAGCTCTTGTTGATGAAGGGAAGgaggatgttgttatgatgttGACTCGTAGGCTTGAGAAATTGAAAACACTTTTGGTGGTTAGTTGA
- the LOC111882028 gene encoding beta-glucuronosyltransferase GlcAT14A translates to MGAEKKWLFTLFFAAFISLLLFISSICGYSSSYAFTSHKPFSTVHRGRGYPPAFAYYISGTRGDADRIFRLLLAVYHPRNRYLLHIGTEGSDDERRKLSVLVKSVPAIRAFGNVDVIGKPDPTTYMGASNIAAILRAAAIFLKVDRDWDWFITLSALDYPLLTQDDLSHAFSTINRDANFIDHTSELGWKEDQRIRPIVVDPGLYLARRTQIFRATEKRPLPNAFKVFTGSPWVILSRSFLEYCIFAWDNLPRTLLMYVNNVALAQEVYFHTVVCNSPDYKNTTINADLRYMVWDNPPKMEPLFLNKSHYNEMVESGAAFARQFGKNDAVLDMVDRKILKRGGGRAAPGAWCTARKSWFVDPCSQWDDVNVLRPGNQVKKFQEELKNLMEDSRLQLNQCM, encoded by the exons ATGGGAGCTGAGAAGAAATGGCTTTTTACACTGTTCTTCGCCGCATTCATCTCCCTACTACTGTTTATCTCCTCGATCTGCGGTTATAGTTCTTCATACGCCTTCACTTCACACAAACCCTTCTCCACCGTCCACCGTGGGCGCGGCTACCCGCCGGCGTTCGCTTACTATATTTCAGGCACCCGCGGTGACGCCGATAGGATTTTCCGGCTGTTGCTTGCGGTGTACCATCCGAGGAACAGGTATCTGTTGCACATTGGAACGGAGGGTTCCGACGATGAGCGGAGGAAGTTGAGTGTGTTGGTGAAGTCGGTACCGGCAATTAGGGCTTTTGGGAACGTTGACGTGATCGGAAAGCCTGATCCAACAACATACATGGGTGCCAGTAACATTGCTGCCATTTTGCGTGCTGCTGCAATTTTTTTGAAGGTTGATCGTGATTGGGACTGGTTTATAACCCTCAGTGCACTGGATTATCCTTTGCTAACACAAGACG ATTTGTCACATGCATTCTCCACCATCAACCGAGATGCCAATTTCATTGATCATACCAGTGAGCTTGGATGGAAAGA GGATCAAAGAATCCGACCAATCGTAGTCGATCCAGGACTTTACTTAGCAAGAAGAACACAAATCTTTCGTGCCACTGAAAAACGACCATTACCTAATGCTTTCAAAGTTTTCACAG GATCTCCATGGGTGATTTTGAGCCGTTCGTTTCTTGAATACTGTATATTTGCGTGGGATAATCTCCCTCGGACTCTCTTAATGTATGTTAACAATGTGGCTTTGGCTCAAGAGGTCTACTTTCATACGGTGGTCTGCAACTCACCTGATTACAAAAACACGACAATCAATGCGGATTTAAGGTACATGGTGTGGGACAATCCTCCTAAAATGGAGCCATTGTTTCTTAACAAGTCGCATTACAATGAAATGGTGGAAAGTGGTGCAGCTTTTGCAAGACAGTTTGGGAAAAACGATGCGGTTCTTGACATGGTTGATAGGAAGATCTTGAAACGTGGTGGTGGGAGGGCGGCACCCGGGGCGTGGTGCACCGCTAGGAAGAGCTGGTTTGTGGACCCATGTTCACAGTGGGATGATGTTAATGTTTTGAGACCAGGGAATCAAGTGAAGAAGTTTCAAGAGGAGTTGAAGAATCTGATGGAGGATTCAAGATTACAGTTAAATCAATGCATGTGA